The following are encoded in a window of uncultured Sphaerochaeta sp. genomic DNA:
- a CDS encoding nucleoside-diphosphate sugar epimerase/dehydratase — protein MSEMVKSRYIRWVVLMAMDAFFLFAAGLLASWVVFQTLPFNFDSILYFNILATILLLFAVRFYHIRISESSLDLLGRGLTAFIPVTILGILLIGFYLGFQSDWIPFIVSTDIFGFLLVMGFRVFYRSVLVFRNKQSNNQHPRAVIYGAGELGNTLVRQYQKGKLPYHIVGFVDDEVHLHGTYMLGVKVYGSVRDLPQVLQNLKAKTLIIAITQIDQERMLLAVDAAKEAGCDIKVIPSLFEMQEGQKELDLRNLDYADLLGRPLINIDKEPIRQMVRGKRVLVTGAGGSIGSEICRQLLSYGPEQLLLLDVDETELHDLSLRLHNYQKEWSDLVIPIVCDIKNRKKIDRIMTQFKPQLVFHAAAYKHVPLQELYPEEAITTNINGSYAVLKSAKEHQVEKVVVISTDKAVNPTNVMGATKRVVELMAGMLNSKETEIVCVRFGNVLGSRGSMLPLFMDQIKAGVPITVTHKDIIRYFMAIPEAVGLVFKAASMAKGGEVMVLDMGQPVKIYDFAEKLVKYYGDSRSQVIVTGLRPGEKLYEELLANKDTTIATEEKLVFKAKVNNHTISELSFLNHYLTSFEKSTPEVMLKMLHELVPEFKDPKM, from the coding sequence ATGAGTGAAATGGTGAAGAGTCGTTATATCCGCTGGGTTGTCCTAATGGCAATGGATGCATTTTTTTTGTTTGCTGCCGGACTGCTGGCTTCCTGGGTGGTTTTTCAGACCTTGCCTTTCAATTTTGATTCGATACTCTATTTTAATATTCTTGCCACCATCCTACTCCTTTTCGCCGTTCGTTTTTACCATATCAGAATCAGTGAGAGCTCCCTCGACCTGCTCGGTCGTGGTTTGACCGCGTTTATTCCGGTAACCATCCTCGGGATACTCCTTATTGGTTTTTATCTCGGCTTCCAAAGTGATTGGATCCCATTCATCGTCAGTACCGACATCTTTGGCTTTCTCCTGGTGATGGGTTTTCGTGTTTTTTACCGGTCTGTTTTGGTGTTCAGAAATAAACAGAGCAACAACCAGCATCCTCGAGCTGTCATCTATGGGGCAGGGGAGCTGGGAAATACCTTGGTAAGACAGTACCAAAAAGGGAAACTCCCCTATCATATTGTAGGATTTGTCGATGATGAAGTGCATCTCCACGGCACATACATGCTCGGGGTGAAGGTCTACGGGAGTGTAAGGGACTTGCCTCAGGTTCTCCAGAACCTGAAGGCCAAGACACTGATCATTGCCATTACCCAGATTGACCAGGAGAGAATGCTTCTGGCTGTCGATGCGGCAAAGGAAGCAGGTTGTGATATTAAGGTTATCCCTTCCCTCTTTGAGATGCAGGAGGGCCAGAAAGAGCTGGACCTCAGAAATCTTGACTATGCAGACCTTCTTGGTCGTCCCCTGATCAACATCGACAAGGAGCCAATCAGGCAGATGGTCCGGGGAAAACGTGTTCTGGTTACCGGAGCCGGTGGGAGTATCGGCAGCGAGATCTGCCGGCAGTTGCTTTCCTACGGTCCTGAGCAGCTCCTGCTGCTCGATGTTGATGAGACAGAGCTCCATGACCTCTCCCTGCGATTGCATAACTACCAGAAGGAGTGGAGTGACTTGGTCATTCCCATTGTCTGTGATATCAAGAACCGAAAGAAGATTGACCGTATCATGACGCAGTTCAAGCCACAGTTGGTCTTCCATGCTGCAGCCTACAAGCATGTGCCGCTTCAGGAACTCTATCCAGAAGAGGCCATCACGACCAATATCAATGGCTCCTATGCAGTGCTTAAAAGTGCCAAGGAGCACCAGGTTGAGAAGGTCGTGGTCATCTCCACCGACAAGGCGGTGAACCCGACCAATGTAATGGGAGCTACCAAGCGGGTGGTCGAGTTGATGGCCGGCATGCTTAACAGCAAGGAGACAGAAATTGTCTGTGTACGCTTTGGCAATGTACTGGGAAGCCGGGGAAGCATGCTTCCCCTCTTCATGGACCAGATCAAGGCAGGGGTTCCCATAACCGTCACCCATAAGGACATTATCCGTTACTTCATGGCAATTCCTGAGGCAGTTGGCTTGGTGTTCAAGGCCGCCAGTATGGCTAAGGGTGGAGAGGTGATGGTCCTGGATATGGGCCAGCCAGTCAAGATCTATGACTTTGCAGAGAAGCTCGTGAAGTACTATGGGGATAGCAGGAGCCAGGTCATCGTTACTGGTCTCCGCCCAGGAGAGAAGCTCTATGAGGAACTTCTTGCCAACAAGGACACCACCATTGCTACCGAGGAGAAGCTGGTCTTCAAGGCAAAGGTGAACAACCACACCATCAGTGAGCTGTCCTTCCTGAATCACTATCTC
- a CDS encoding transcription termination/antitermination NusG family protein: protein MNYYFIACRTGREEYVKAHLLKFFSRELEEEEVMAFIPMRRMIDRRKGKKIMTDHPILPGYLLLSSEVSLQDFSRDVLKLPGCYGFLRNLNKTIELQGPDYEYAAWIMHNKGTIRPSKVVYKKGEPIKIIDGPMQDFMGTIVKVDYRHSRVMVEFQFAEVIRRVSMPVEFVESSR from the coding sequence ATGAACTACTACTTCATTGCTTGCAGGACAGGACGAGAAGAGTATGTGAAGGCTCATCTGCTCAAATTCTTCAGTCGTGAACTTGAGGAAGAGGAAGTGATGGCCTTCATTCCCATGCGCCGGATGATCGACCGTCGCAAGGGAAAGAAGATCATGACTGACCATCCTATACTCCCTGGGTACCTGTTGCTCTCCAGTGAGGTGTCATTACAGGATTTCAGTCGGGATGTACTGAAGCTTCCTGGTTGTTATGGATTCCTGAGAAACTTGAACAAGACCATTGAGCTACAGGGTCCTGATTACGAGTATGCTGCTTGGATTATGCACAATAAGGGTACCATCAGGCCATCGAAAGTAGTCTATAAGAAGGGAGAGCCGATTAAAATTATCGACGGGCCGATGCAGGACTTCATGGGTACGATCGTGAAAGTTGATTATCGTCACAGCAGGGTCATGGTCGAATTCCAGTTTGCAGAGGTGATCAGGCGTGTGAGTATGCCGGTGGAGTTTGTTGAATCCAGTAGGTAG
- the aroE gene encoding shikimate dehydrogenase: protein MDTLHALMKGPLPSLFFCIGKPVVGNPTQYMMEKAFLDMDFPGQYITCEVQPEDLQTALEGLKALHVAGGNVTAPFKQRVFPYLDSFTESARLSNAVNCITLQADGTYQGDNTDGKGFLQSLKEQVSNLSERRVVLFGSGGAASAIAVELVLSEVKEVIMVNRTREKAEALAERLQGITKTKVSTQPWEGTYQIEEDGLVVVQATSVGLFDEKGCIDVAFSQGLRDVIACDVVFNPTDTAFLKRAREAGAATLDGLGMLVNQGVLGIENWTGMVPDAQVMRSALTEAFSL from the coding sequence ATGGATACACTACATGCGCTGATGAAGGGCCCGCTCCCTTCCCTGTTTTTCTGCATTGGCAAGCCGGTGGTGGGAAACCCCACACAATATATGATGGAGAAAGCCTTTTTAGATATGGATTTCCCTGGTCAGTACATCACCTGCGAAGTACAACCTGAAGACCTGCAAACAGCATTGGAGGGTTTGAAGGCCCTGCATGTTGCCGGTGGCAACGTCACCGCCCCCTTCAAACAAAGGGTCTTTCCCTACCTGGACAGTTTCACTGAAAGTGCGCGACTCAGCAATGCGGTGAACTGCATAACCTTACAGGCTGATGGCACCTACCAAGGAGACAATACCGACGGAAAGGGGTTCCTGCAATCGCTGAAGGAGCAGGTAAGCAATCTCAGTGAAAGGCGCGTGGTACTCTTTGGATCCGGTGGAGCTGCCTCTGCCATTGCCGTAGAATTGGTCCTCTCTGAAGTGAAAGAAGTCATAATGGTAAACCGAACCAGAGAGAAAGCAGAAGCACTTGCTGAGCGTTTACAGGGCATCACGAAAACCAAGGTATCTACCCAGCCTTGGGAGGGTACCTATCAGATAGAAGAAGATGGTTTGGTGGTGGTACAGGCCACCAGTGTTGGGTTATTTGATGAAAAGGGCTGTATCGATGTTGCATTCTCCCAGGGCCTAAGGGATGTCATCGCCTGTGATGTGGTGTTCAATCCCACCGATACAGCTTTCTTGAAGCGAGCAAGGGAAGCGGGAGCTGCTACCCTTGATGGACTGGGAATGTTGGTGAATCAGGGTGTACTTGGCATTGAGAATTGGACCGGTATGGTTCCTGATGCTCAGGTGATGAGGTCGGCACTGACAGAGGCCTTTTCACTCTGA
- a CDS encoding transglutaminase family protein — protein sequence MDLDEQRYTEQTALLDYTHPTIAALIQKQGWIALPTPGSRIAAVYTFVRDAIPFGYGEHFGVPASQVLAQGMGNCLTKTTLLMALLRAVGVPCRLKAAMISKVIHRGLLGEVSFLFSPRHLHHAWVELYYQNQWIEVGGHIVDRSYLEKLQQKFANFIGSFYGYGIAVTHFRNPPISWEEGETEIQSKAIRESLHTFNDPDSFFSTYPEAERRTHCLAYKLILRPKLNRSIRKLRKS from the coding sequence ATGGATTTAGACGAGCAACGATATACAGAACAGACAGCACTCCTTGATTATACACATCCTACTATCGCAGCACTCATCCAAAAACAGGGGTGGATTGCCCTCCCTACTCCTGGCAGTCGTATTGCCGCAGTCTATACCTTTGTTCGTGATGCCATCCCCTTTGGGTATGGTGAGCACTTTGGAGTGCCTGCTTCACAGGTGCTTGCCCAAGGCATGGGAAACTGCCTTACAAAGACCACGCTCCTGATGGCACTGCTTCGTGCAGTTGGAGTCCCTTGCAGGCTGAAAGCGGCCATGATCAGCAAGGTAATCCACCGTGGATTACTTGGTGAGGTCTCTTTCCTTTTCAGTCCACGACATCTGCACCATGCATGGGTAGAATTATATTACCAAAATCAGTGGATTGAGGTCGGGGGACATATTGTTGACCGCTCCTATCTAGAGAAGCTCCAACAGAAGTTTGCCAACTTCATCGGGAGCTTTTATGGCTACGGAATCGCCGTGACCCACTTTAGGAATCCCCCGATCAGCTGGGAAGAAGGAGAAACGGAGATCCAGAGCAAGGCGATCAGGGAGAGCCTTCACACCTTCAACGACCCAGATTCCTTTTTCAGCACCTATCCTGAAGCTGAGAGAAGGACACATTGCCTAGCCTACAAACTGATACTCCGGCCAAAACTCAACCGTTCGATCAGGAAACTGCGAAAGAGCTGA
- a CDS encoding Wzz/FepE/Etk N-terminal domain-containing protein, protein MEETLYEDEGISISELIGIVLKHFKLLLIVFGIIVLACVGYILMNDPTYTATTTVSVESIKNLTAWNTSRSDIRNITTELQFLRRDETVRNALGKLNLASYQRKDGSTYEDLLTDKKKFKGLQEAITTSEIKDTNALSISLEHSNPVFAQDFLNALTSEFSASLLAFANTDLTLQHDALDRQLEESTTLLESSKASLAAFQEETDILSLEANKSAYQRILSLIQLQLGEVGEIAPETSLEGTLQSLGVQDEQTLLLTSQYSDAYRQYLYDEIARLLVQSNTSEENVVRNPELELALTDLEAQFSELFRSQGFEELDALARTRSITSSVKFSILSGLESEYLNKLKTVTNLQLEYSELRNEVSRETSTSVSLTSQIRSLDSFLSSERTAMQEVEPVKLVNEDGESNNLLILAVGVLLGAALALLATLLAEYLSDTIDDEQSLTRILGKEGKLLTTIPPGSKDINTEMEILEHPDSAAGSAYTHLAGIMMYAPNTNIFTLGSLSYGEGTSYTTLNTALSMVKSGKKVLVIGTANEGMNYQRLYAKITSHVEIASAAHLKTFSLDKPCKPAGEDPELTIASMDASPKELGQILNSPQFIEYLGSVSALYDVVLIDGPTFRSASNLLAVSRATNGLILNIRSFIGSRKMLKALLHTFGLCDLPLSGVVLNNIAGKPSYQERQAIKAHDKALTALMSGNGSGREVKLLTKASSR, encoded by the coding sequence ATGGAAGAAACGTTGTACGAGGACGAAGGCATCAGCATAAGTGAGCTTATTGGCATTGTATTGAAGCATTTTAAACTGCTTCTGATCGTATTTGGTATCATCGTCCTTGCCTGTGTGGGATATATCTTGATGAATGATCCCACCTATACCGCAACAACCACGGTAAGCGTGGAGTCGATCAAGAACCTCACTGCCTGGAATACTTCCAGAAGTGATATCAGGAACATAACTACTGAACTCCAGTTCCTCAGGCGTGATGAAACCGTTCGGAATGCCTTGGGAAAACTAAACCTTGCCTCCTACCAGAGGAAGGATGGCTCCACCTATGAAGACCTGCTCACTGACAAAAAGAAATTCAAAGGCCTGCAGGAAGCAATCACTACCAGTGAGATAAAGGACACCAATGCCCTCTCCATCTCACTTGAACACTCCAACCCAGTATTTGCACAAGATTTTCTGAATGCTCTTACCAGTGAATTCTCTGCATCCCTCCTTGCCTTTGCAAATACTGACCTTACCTTGCAGCATGATGCCTTGGATAGGCAGTTGGAAGAGAGTACTACTCTTCTTGAATCAAGCAAGGCATCATTAGCTGCCTTCCAGGAAGAGACAGACATTCTCTCTTTGGAAGCAAATAAATCGGCATATCAGCGAATTCTCTCCCTTATCCAGCTCCAGCTTGGTGAGGTTGGTGAAATTGCTCCTGAAACATCTTTGGAGGGAACTCTCCAATCTCTTGGGGTACAAGATGAGCAGACCCTTCTTTTAACCTCTCAGTATTCAGATGCTTATAGACAGTACCTATATGATGAAATCGCTCGATTGCTGGTACAATCAAATACATCTGAAGAGAACGTAGTACGTAACCCGGAACTGGAACTTGCTCTCACAGACTTGGAAGCACAATTCTCTGAGCTTTTCCGCTCCCAAGGATTCGAGGAACTTGATGCCCTTGCAAGAACGCGTAGCATCACATCAAGTGTGAAATTTTCAATCCTTAGTGGGTTGGAAAGCGAATATCTAAATAAGCTGAAAACTGTTACCAACCTCCAGCTCGAATACTCAGAACTCCGTAATGAGGTTTCCAGAGAGACCAGTACTTCCGTAAGTCTGACTTCTCAGATACGATCCCTCGACTCATTCCTTTCCTCAGAGCGTACTGCCATGCAGGAAGTGGAACCAGTGAAACTAGTGAATGAGGATGGGGAATCAAACAACCTCCTTATCCTGGCAGTGGGTGTACTGCTGGGAGCAGCACTTGCCCTGCTCGCGACCCTGCTTGCTGAATACCTCTCTGACACGATTGACGACGAACAGTCCCTCACCAGAATACTGGGAAAAGAAGGAAAACTTCTTACCACCATCCCCCCGGGAAGCAAGGATATCAATACCGAGATGGAAATTCTTGAGCACCCTGATTCGGCTGCAGGAAGCGCCTATACCCATCTTGCCGGTATTATGATGTATGCACCAAACACCAATATCTTTACCCTGGGAAGCTTGAGCTATGGAGAAGGAACTTCCTATACCACGCTCAATACAGCACTCTCCATGGTAAAGAGTGGAAAGAAGGTTCTCGTAATTGGTACCGCGAACGAGGGAATGAACTACCAACGCCTCTACGCAAAGATTACCAGCCATGTGGAAATCGCTTCAGCGGCCCACCTCAAAACGTTCTCCCTCGATAAGCCGTGCAAACCTGCTGGTGAAGACCCTGAACTTACCATTGCATCAATGGATGCAAGTCCAAAGGAGTTGGGGCAGATCCTCAACAGTCCACAGTTTATCGAGTACCTTGGCAGTGTTTCCGCTCTCTATGATGTGGTGCTTATCGACGGACCAACCTTCCGCTCTGCCTCGAATCTGCTTGCCGTCTCGAGAGCCACCAATGGATTGATCCTGAACATCCGTAGCTTCATAGGTTCGCGTAAGATGCTCAAGGCACTGCTTCACACTTTTGGACTCTGCGACCTGCCTCTCTCTGGTGTTGTCCTGAATAATATTGCAGGAAAACCCTCCTATCAGGAGCGGCAAGCTATCAAGGCACACGACAAGGCCTTGACCGCACTCATGTCCGGTAATGGGAGTGGTCGAGAAGTCAAGCTGTTGACGAAAGCCTCATCCCGTTAA
- a CDS encoding Gfo/Idh/MocA family oxidoreductase, with protein MKKKRYAQVGTGGRARMFYEAIATRYQDSSELVAFCDMSQKRMDYSNTILKDQCGHPPVPTYKSDQFTQMVKEQRPDVIIVTSVDRTHDQYIIKAMELGCDVISEKPITTDSEKAQAIIDAQKQYGKTIRVTFNYRYAPHHSKIRELITQGTIGNVFSVHFEWLLNTQHGADYYRRWHRNKQNSGGLLVHKSTHHFDLVNFWLGTQPKTVFAYGDLNFYGQAAAEKRGVTQFYYRCHGSEVAKHDPFAIDLESNPTLKGLYLDAEEESGYIRDRSVFSDDISIEDTMAALVRYKSGAMLSYSLNTYLPWEGFNVAINGSKGRIEYTALEKPYINAGGKQCDEGATVYHKVRVCPLLDTPYEVEVESREGGHGGGDPAMLDDIFLENPPHDPLFRSADHRDGIRSILTGIAANKSIASGLPVDVDALLHW; from the coding sequence ATGAAGAAAAAACGGTATGCACAGGTGGGAACCGGAGGACGGGCCCGCATGTTCTACGAGGCAATCGCCACCCGATACCAGGATTCAAGCGAGTTGGTCGCTTTTTGTGATATGAGCCAGAAGAGGATGGATTACTCAAATACCATCCTTAAGGACCAATGTGGGCACCCTCCAGTGCCGACCTACAAGAGTGATCAATTTACCCAGATGGTCAAGGAACAGAGACCTGATGTTATTATCGTCACCTCAGTGGACAGGACCCATGACCAGTACATCATAAAGGCGATGGAGTTGGGGTGTGACGTTATCAGTGAAAAACCCATTACCACAGACAGCGAAAAAGCACAGGCAATAATTGACGCCCAGAAGCAGTATGGCAAGACAATCAGGGTGACCTTCAACTATCGCTATGCTCCCCATCATTCGAAGATCAGGGAGTTGATCACCCAGGGAACCATTGGGAATGTCTTTTCCGTACATTTTGAATGGTTGCTCAACACCCAACATGGGGCAGATTACTACAGGCGCTGGCATAGAAACAAACAGAACAGCGGAGGTTTGCTGGTCCACAAGAGTACCCATCACTTCGACCTGGTCAATTTTTGGTTGGGCACCCAGCCAAAGACCGTCTTTGCCTATGGGGATTTGAACTTCTATGGGCAGGCAGCTGCAGAGAAGCGGGGTGTAACGCAGTTCTACTATCGTTGTCATGGAAGTGAGGTGGCCAAGCATGACCCCTTTGCCATCGACCTGGAAAGCAACCCCACGCTCAAAGGGCTCTACCTGGATGCCGAAGAGGAGAGCGGTTATATCCGTGACCGCTCCGTCTTCTCCGATGATATCAGCATCGAGGACACCATGGCTGCCCTTGTACGTTACAAGAGCGGGGCAATGCTCTCATACTCCTTGAATACCTACCTTCCTTGGGAGGGTTTCAATGTTGCGATCAACGGCTCGAAGGGGAGAATTGAATACACCGCACTGGAGAAACCCTACATCAATGCAGGGGGGAAACAGTGTGACGAAGGGGCTACGGTCTATCATAAGGTCAGGGTCTGTCCCTTGCTCGATACTCCCTATGAAGTTGAGGTCGAGAGCCGGGAAGGAGGCCACGGTGGGGGAGATCCAGCGATGCTGGATGATATTTTCCTGGAGAACCCTCCCCATGACCCCCTTTTCAGGAGTGCGGACCACAGGGATGGTATCCGCTCGATTCTTACCGGCATAGCAGCAAACAAGTCAATCGCCAGTGGGCTTCCTGTTGATGTAGATGCCCTGCTTCATTGGTAA
- a CDS encoding helix-turn-helix domain-containing protein gives MYVRITSSGRFYYKQGEGKAEHYHVSDYQVQLVYAGTATNWFDGKPYALEAGDIVFCKQGRRHAFQATSKEGVKMLEVKFAASDPHVDEVLLGIETKFRDRENQIYSLLSRIVLEGQRKALHYRAMSSALLMECLLSMNRLCLEHSLPIYESSPIHQLRESSLSGKSELLNMVEKYIDAHLDHSFSVHEMAQSCGYNQDYLYRVIKKQTGLSAIKYINLMKFEKALFLIQNTEQTLSEIGFSLGFENLQYFSRFFKQHGGIAPSEYISKVRLTTRTDY, from the coding sequence ATGTATGTAAGAATTACATCCTCCGGTCGGTTCTACTACAAACAGGGGGAGGGAAAGGCTGAACACTACCATGTGAGCGATTACCAAGTCCAGCTGGTATACGCAGGAACCGCCACAAACTGGTTCGATGGGAAGCCCTATGCATTGGAAGCAGGTGATATTGTATTCTGCAAGCAAGGCCGTCGGCATGCCTTCCAGGCTACCAGCAAGGAAGGGGTAAAGATGCTTGAGGTAAAGTTTGCTGCCTCAGACCCCCATGTGGATGAAGTGTTGCTGGGTATTGAGACCAAGTTTCGAGACCGGGAGAACCAGATCTACAGCTTGCTCAGTAGGATTGTGCTGGAAGGACAGCGTAAAGCGTTGCACTATCGTGCGATGTCCTCTGCCTTGTTGATGGAGTGCTTGCTCTCTATGAACCGGCTCTGCCTCGAACACTCCCTGCCTATCTATGAATCGAGTCCCATCCACCAGCTGAGGGAGAGTTCTCTCTCCGGTAAGTCTGAGCTCTTGAATATGGTTGAAAAGTACATCGATGCACATCTTGACCACTCTTTCAGTGTCCATGAGATGGCCCAGAGTTGTGGGTATAACCAGGATTATCTCTATAGGGTGATCAAGAAACAGACAGGGTTGTCTGCGATCAAGTACATAAATCTGATGAAGTTTGAGAAAGCCCTGTTCCTGATCCAGAACACGGAACAGACGCTGAGTGAGATTGGATTCAGCCTAGGGTTTGAGAATCTGCAGTACTTCTCGAGGTTCTTCAAGCAACACGGTGGCATTGCTCCCTCGGAGTATATCTCCAAGGTACGACTCACAACCCGTACTGACTACTAA
- a CDS encoding extracellular solute-binding protein, with protein sequence MLHTKRFLLTLVALVLCLAFVSAAGQKDSQSEGKATITLATADNTYGLSTDPELQGAITALIESKTDTIIEPIIPPLASYTDKLATLVNSGDVPDLFVVAQAMTKIPTMVAREQILDLTDYIKNSPALSQLDPSLFKDLQIDGKTYFVPYNYPKSKAIFIRKDLMEQYGVELSSTPTAEEFRREMGKFVGSGIIPFNFPKWVDNFQFFYNSFGAWGGVYEKDGQFIDGFQTEEMKKALTYLRQLYKDGVLNQEFITTENSGMREKTYTAQAASSIDYVTNYINYVQNTTAANKYTEMHLVYKIVGPEGYGGSLNEATQTAFVVSSKTKDPEAVVRVLETIVTDPEVYPAFFGIGLEGKHFTLNADGQIEATPKAANSGYKYTLNYLSDSFVDIDIENLPFKLSPALEQGLPKQIEHIKAMQANLGPNHAADVPVGVSVAYDRVAPSIKSTRESIATKIIVGTVSLEQGLAEYENFWNSINGPTILEELNAAR encoded by the coding sequence ATGTTGCACACCAAGCGTTTCTTGCTGACCCTCGTAGCATTGGTCCTCTGTCTTGCATTCGTAAGCGCAGCAGGACAGAAGGACAGCCAGAGTGAGGGAAAAGCTACCATCACCCTTGCCACTGCAGACAATACCTATGGTTTGAGTACCGACCCTGAGCTGCAGGGAGCTATTACCGCCTTGATCGAGTCAAAGACTGACACCATCATCGAACCGATCATTCCACCCCTTGCCTCATACACCGACAAGCTTGCCACATTGGTAAACAGCGGGGATGTTCCCGATTTGTTTGTCGTTGCCCAGGCAATGACCAAGATTCCTACCATGGTTGCTCGCGAACAGATTCTTGACCTGACTGACTACATCAAGAACAGCCCGGCACTCAGCCAGCTCGACCCTTCCCTGTTCAAGGACCTGCAGATAGATGGGAAGACCTACTTTGTACCGTACAACTACCCCAAGAGCAAAGCCATCTTCATCAGAAAGGACTTGATGGAGCAGTACGGAGTTGAACTCAGTTCAACCCCGACCGCTGAAGAGTTCCGCCGGGAAATGGGTAAATTTGTTGGTAGTGGGATCATCCCCTTCAACTTCCCCAAGTGGGTCGACAACTTCCAGTTCTTCTACAACTCATTCGGCGCATGGGGTGGCGTCTATGAGAAGGATGGCCAATTCATCGATGGTTTCCAGACTGAAGAGATGAAGAAAGCCCTTACCTACCTCCGCCAGCTCTATAAGGATGGTGTTCTCAATCAGGAATTCATCACAACCGAGAACAGTGGAATGAGAGAGAAGACCTATACTGCCCAGGCAGCCAGCTCAATCGACTATGTCACCAACTACATCAACTATGTACAGAACACCACTGCCGCAAACAAGTACACCGAGATGCACCTGGTCTACAAGATCGTAGGTCCCGAGGGATATGGTGGAAGCTTGAACGAGGCAACCCAGACCGCATTCGTTGTCTCTTCCAAGACCAAGGACCCCGAGGCAGTTGTCCGCGTTCTTGAGACCATCGTAACTGATCCTGAAGTGTATCCTGCTTTCTTCGGTATTGGTCTTGAAGGCAAGCACTTCACCCTCAATGCGGATGGACAGATTGAAGCCACTCCAAAGGCTGCCAACAGTGGTTACAAATACACCTTGAACTATCTCAGTGATTCCTTTGTTGACATCGACATCGAGAACCTCCCCTTCAAGCTCTCTCCTGCTCTTGAGCAGGGCTTGCCCAAGCAGATCGAGCATATCAAGGCAATGCAGGCCAACCTTGGACCGAATCATGCTGCTGATGTACCGGTAGGCGTCTCCGTTGCATACGACCGTGTTGCTCCTTCCATCAAGAGCACCCGTGAGTCAATTGCAACCAAGATCATCGTAGGTACCGTCTCTCTCGAACAAGGCTTGGCCGAATACGAGAACTTCTGGAACTCTATCAATGGACCAACCATTCTTGAGGAACTGAACGCAGCCCGTTAA